AGCGACGTAAGTCATCAACTCTGCCGTCTCCAGTGATGGTAGCGACCACTTCGACTCCCATGCGTTCGAAGTACTTACGGATCATCCAGGCCTCTCCGGCGATGTTGAATTCGCCCATGAGGTTGACACTGTATTTGCCAATTGAGGACGTGTCGCCTGTACCGACCAAACGGTATGCCGCTTCGCATGCTGCTTGGTAGCCGGTCTTTTTGGTTCCTTTGAAGCCTGGAGAGTCAACGGGTATGCACTCGATGCCTGTCTTCTTGGTGACCTTCTTACAGATCGCTTCTACGTCGTCGCCGATGAGGCCCACGATACAAGTAGAGTATACGAAGGCCGCTTTCGGGCTGTAGTACTCGATGAGCTCGATGAGCGAGGCCTCGAGTTTCTTCTCTCCTCCGAAGATGACTTCCTTTTCAGCGAGGTCGGTGGAGAAGCTGTTCCGGTTGAGTTGTGAACCGGAGGAAAGGGAACCGCGGATATCCCAGTTGTAGACGGCGCAGCCGATAGGGCCGTGTACGATGTGGAGGGCATCCGCGATTGGATAGAGCACCACTCTCGATCCGCAGAAGGCGCAGGCTCTTTGTGTGACAGAGCCTGCGGAGCTCTTCTTATCGCAGACAAACGCCTTGCCTGATCCTTTGGTCCAAACTTGATCGGAGCGATCTTCCAATACTTGGATTTGCTTCGCGGAATCGATTTCTTTCATGGTCTGGACCTTTGGATCTGTATTGTTTGGCAAGTTGTTGAGCGGGCGATGTGGGTGGGGTTATTCGGCGGGGCTTAGGATTTTTTTGATGTGACGGTCGAGGCTGAAGGCAGCTCCTGGGCATTCGGCCCGTTTGGTGAGCGTTACCATTTGGTTGCCCCAAGCTTCTTCTTCGATCTGCTCGGTAATGAGTTCGAGCAGCATTGGCTGGGATGCGTAGTCTTTAAGTTCCAAGGCCAACTCGTAGCAGGCTTCGATCTTCTCGGAATTGGTCTTCTCGAGCTTCAACGCGTATTCAGCGATCTCTGACAAGCTGGTGAAATCTGGCTTAGGAGTCTCGATGCCGGTGAGGCCTGGCTTTTCTCCACGCTCCAGAAGGTGAGTGAGGAATTTTCCAGCGTGCTCGCGTTCCTCTCCTGCCTGATCGGAGAAGAAGCTGGCGAATCCTGGATAGTCCTTCCAGGCGCACCATAGGGACATGGCTTCGTACGCGTGGGCAGCGAGGAGTTCGTGATTGGCCTGATCGTTTAAGGCTTTGGATATTTCGGGTTTCATTAAAAGGGAAAGGATGGTTCTTTTGGACTTGGGTTTGGGTATTCGGGGCTTTGTCGGGCTGAGGCCCGGAAAATGGGCGGGATAGATCTGGTCCCGCCCATCTACCGATAACCTAACCTCAGAGTACTAGTTCGATGTCTTCGTCGGCGTCTTCGCGATCGCGCTTGTCGAAGAATGCATCGGTGATCTTCTCGATCAGGCGCATGCCACCTGTGTATCCAATGAGTGGGAACGCACGGTGTCCTACGCGGTCGAGGATTGGGAATCCGAAGCGGACGAACGGGAGCTTTTCGCTCTTGGCGACGTACTTTCCGTAAGTGTTACCCATGAGCAGATCGACTGGGTTGCCCTTGATCCACTGGTGTAGGTAGTGGATGTCGCTGAAGGCGGCCACTTCTACGTCTGGGTTCACTTCGCTGCAGATTTCCTTGATCTTAGCGACCCACTTCTTGCCCTTGGTGCCAGTCACTACGATTGCTGGTTCCATTCCCACTTCTACGAGGAACTTAACCATAGCGGTGACGTGGTCAGGATCTCCGAAGATCGCAA
This DNA window, taken from Pelagicoccus albus, encodes the following:
- a CDS encoding ferritin, with translation MKPEISKALNDQANHELLAAHAYEAMSLWCAWKDYPGFASFFSDQAGEEREHAGKFLTHLLERGEKPGLTGIETPKPDFTSLSEIAEYALKLEKTNSEKIEACYELALELKDYASQPMLLELITEQIEEEAWGNQMVTLTKRAECPGAAFSLDRHIKKILSPAE
- the nifE gene encoding nitrogenase iron-molybdenum cofactor biosynthesis protein NifE, which translates into the protein MKEIDSAKQIQVLEDRSDQVWTKGSGKAFVCDKKSSAGSVTQRACAFCGSRVVLYPIADALHIVHGPIGCAVYNWDIRGSLSSGSQLNRNSFSTDLAEKEVIFGGEKKLEASLIELIEYYSPKAAFVYSTCIVGLIGDDVEAICKKVTKKTGIECIPVDSPGFKGTKKTGYQAACEAAYRLVGTGDTSSIGKYSVNLMGEFNIAGEAWMIRKYFERMGVEVVATITGDGRVDDLRRCHGAALNLVQCSGSMTHLAKLLKDEHGIPMERVSFFGFEDTARALYATAEHFGDPELMRKAEEVVAEEISKFAPQLKKYRKQLKGKKAALYVGGAFKAFSLVLALRALGMKTVLAGTQTGSAEDYEQLQEICDPGTVIVDDSNPLELAKFVLEKEVDLFIGGVKERPIAYKLGVAFCDHNHERKIPLAGFEGMLHFADEVARSALSPIWKFAPRHEMRALNLNNVKS